From the genome of Lotus japonicus ecotype B-129 chromosome 6, LjGifu_v1.2, one region includes:
- the LOC130721937 gene encoding probable purine permease 5 isoform X1 — MLSVPLLQTEEAMEAAEEPTPAPSDSLSGQISKFVVMLTATYHSKPIPYWILLVLGIIAMLVAFPASSILSRVYYANGGQSKWIISWVAVAGWPLVALILFPAYCINKTLPTPLTLKLGLAYVVLGFLSAADNLMYAYAYAYLPASTASLVASSSLVFSALFGYLLVKNKINAAMINAIFVITAGLTIIALDSGSDRYDNVSNKEYIMGFIWDVLGSALHGLIFALSELVFVKLLGRRSFIVVLEQQVMVSLFAFLFTTIGVIVSGGFQGMASEATTFKGGRSAYYLVLIWSAITFQMGVLGATAVIFLASTVLAGVLNAVRTPVTSIVAVILLHDPMNGFKLLSLLITFWGFGSYIYGSSMDEKS, encoded by the exons ATGTTGTCTGTGCCTCTGCTTCAAACTG AAGAAGCTATGGAGGCAGCAGAAGAACCAACTCCCGCTCCCTCAGATTCACTCTCGGGTCAGATATCCAAATTTGTGGTCATGTTAACCGCAACATACCATAGTAAGCCAATTCCTTATTGGATTCTTCTTGTTCTTGGCATCATAGCAATGCTCGTGGCGTTTCCAGCTTCCAGCATTCTGTCTCGTGTTTATTATGCTAATGGTGGCCAGAGCAAGTGGATCATATCTTGGGTGGCTGTTGCTGGTTGGCCTCTAGTTGCCTTGATCTTGTTTCCTGCATACTGCATTAATAAAACCCTCCCTACTCCTCTCACCTTAAAACTCGGTCTAGCGTATGTCGTTTTGGGTTTCCTAAGTGCTGCTGACAACCTCATGTATGCTTATGCCTATGCTTACCTCCCAGCATCAACCGCTTCATTAGTGGCATCATCATCCCTTGTGTTTTCTGCACTTTTTGGATACCTTCTtgtgaagaacaaaatcaatgcTGCAATGATAAACGCTATCTTTGTCATAACTGCTGGATTAACCATCATTGCCTTGGATTCAGGTTCAGACAGATATGATAATGTCAGTAACAAGGAATACATCATGGGATTTATATGGGATGTTTTGGGATCTGCCCTTCATGGGCTTATTTTCGCTCTCTCGGAGCTGGTTTTTGTGAAGTTACTGGGAAGAAGATCCTTCATTGTTGTGTTGGAACAGCAAGTCATGGTTTCGCTGTTCGCATTCCTGTTTACCACAATAGGGGTAATCGTGAGTGGTGGTTTTCAAGGAATGGCATCTGAAGCTACCACTTTCAAAGGTGGTAGAAGTGCCTATTATCTTGTTCTCATATGGAGCGCCATCACTTTTCAAATGGGGGTGCTGGGAGCCACTGCAGTAATTTTCTTGGCTTCTACTGTGCTAGCAGGTGTACTCAATGCTGTGAGAACACCGGTAACAAGCATTGTAGCTGTTATCCTGCTACATGATCCAATGAATGGTTTCAAGCTCCTCTCTCTCTTGATTACCTTCTGGGGATTCGGCTCATATATTTATGGAAGTTCTATGGATGAAAAATCATAA
- the LOC130721937 gene encoding probable purine permease 5 isoform X2 codes for MEAAEEPTPAPSDSLSGQISKFVVMLTATYHSKPIPYWILLVLGIIAMLVAFPASSILSRVYYANGGQSKWIISWVAVAGWPLVALILFPAYCINKTLPTPLTLKLGLAYVVLGFLSAADNLMYAYAYAYLPASTASLVASSSLVFSALFGYLLVKNKINAAMINAIFVITAGLTIIALDSGSDRYDNVSNKEYIMGFIWDVLGSALHGLIFALSELVFVKLLGRRSFIVVLEQQVMVSLFAFLFTTIGVIVSGGFQGMASEATTFKGGRSAYYLVLIWSAITFQMGVLGATAVIFLASTVLAGVLNAVRTPVTSIVAVILLHDPMNGFKLLSLLITFWGFGSYIYGSSMDEKS; via the coding sequence ATGGAGGCAGCAGAAGAACCAACTCCCGCTCCCTCAGATTCACTCTCGGGTCAGATATCCAAATTTGTGGTCATGTTAACCGCAACATACCATAGTAAGCCAATTCCTTATTGGATTCTTCTTGTTCTTGGCATCATAGCAATGCTCGTGGCGTTTCCAGCTTCCAGCATTCTGTCTCGTGTTTATTATGCTAATGGTGGCCAGAGCAAGTGGATCATATCTTGGGTGGCTGTTGCTGGTTGGCCTCTAGTTGCCTTGATCTTGTTTCCTGCATACTGCATTAATAAAACCCTCCCTACTCCTCTCACCTTAAAACTCGGTCTAGCGTATGTCGTTTTGGGTTTCCTAAGTGCTGCTGACAACCTCATGTATGCTTATGCCTATGCTTACCTCCCAGCATCAACCGCTTCATTAGTGGCATCATCATCCCTTGTGTTTTCTGCACTTTTTGGATACCTTCTtgtgaagaacaaaatcaatgcTGCAATGATAAACGCTATCTTTGTCATAACTGCTGGATTAACCATCATTGCCTTGGATTCAGGTTCAGACAGATATGATAATGTCAGTAACAAGGAATACATCATGGGATTTATATGGGATGTTTTGGGATCTGCCCTTCATGGGCTTATTTTCGCTCTCTCGGAGCTGGTTTTTGTGAAGTTACTGGGAAGAAGATCCTTCATTGTTGTGTTGGAACAGCAAGTCATGGTTTCGCTGTTCGCATTCCTGTTTACCACAATAGGGGTAATCGTGAGTGGTGGTTTTCAAGGAATGGCATCTGAAGCTACCACTTTCAAAGGTGGTAGAAGTGCCTATTATCTTGTTCTCATATGGAGCGCCATCACTTTTCAAATGGGGGTGCTGGGAGCCACTGCAGTAATTTTCTTGGCTTCTACTGTGCTAGCAGGTGTACTCAATGCTGTGAGAACACCGGTAACAAGCATTGTAGCTGTTATCCTGCTACATGATCCAATGAATGGTTTCAAGCTCCTCTCTCTCTTGATTACCTTCTGGGGATTCGGCTCATATATTTATGGAAGTTCTATGGATGAAAAATCATAA